One genomic region from Thermomicrobium sp. 4228-Ro encodes:
- a CDS encoding hydantoinase/oxoprolinase family protein, with protein sequence MVRVGVDTGGTFTDFVVIDGEGVRIHKEPSTPRDPAQAIVTGLRALGVWDRLERLIHGTTVATNAFLERKGARTGLLTTAGFRDVLEIGRQNRPRLYDLRQVREPPLVPRQWRLEVRERLDPQGEIVVPLHDEDVEAAIEVFRAAGIESVAVSFLFSFVNPEHERRAASLLREAGFAVSASHEVSPEYREYERTSTTVVNAYVSPVMGQYLKTLAETLPGRASLWIMQSNGGTIGAEVAARQAVRTLLSGPAAGVIGARAIARAAGFRRVISFDMGGTSTDVCLIDGEPRERTEGRIGELPVRIPMLDIHTVGAGGGSIAWFDEGGALRVGPRSAGADPGPAAYGRGGDEPTVTDAAVVLGWLLPDAFLGGTMRLDAERAREVIWRVARRLGRSLEEAALGIVEVAEANMERAIRVVSVERGEDPREYGLVAFGGAGPMVACALASKLHIPIVLIPHHPGTLSALGLLTAPSTRDYVRTVMLPANRTHPTLETVVADLTAAAIHDLAEEGLVLTEATFQFALDLRYSGQSYELTVPFTDSLSDAVQRFHQAHEQLYGYADPAIPVTIVNIRLRVTLPPAIEMEASQRDALTLWEPEPLEMRHAAFSDGTRWSLLATPRFERAQLMPGAILSGPALVTQYDTTTVIPPDWRGIVDATGTIVLQRHGEPNDIVKLAYGRGR encoded by the coding sequence ATGGTTCGTGTCGGGGTCGACACTGGTGGCACGTTCACCGATTTCGTGGTGATCGATGGCGAGGGCGTGCGCATCCACAAGGAGCCGTCCACACCGCGTGATCCAGCGCAGGCGATCGTGACCGGGCTGCGCGCACTCGGCGTATGGGATCGGCTCGAGCGGCTGATCCACGGCACGACGGTGGCGACGAATGCGTTCCTGGAGCGCAAGGGTGCGCGAACTGGGCTGCTGACGACGGCGGGTTTCCGCGACGTGCTCGAGATCGGTCGGCAGAACCGGCCACGGCTCTACGACCTCCGCCAGGTCCGCGAGCCGCCGCTGGTTCCGAGGCAGTGGCGACTGGAGGTGCGGGAGCGGCTGGATCCGCAGGGAGAGATCGTCGTGCCCTTGCACGACGAGGACGTGGAGGCGGCGATCGAGGTATTTCGAGCAGCGGGGATCGAGTCAGTTGCAGTTTCTTTTCTCTTCAGCTTCGTGAATCCGGAACACGAGCGTCGTGCAGCGAGCCTCTTGCGCGAGGCGGGATTCGCAGTATCGGCCTCGCACGAGGTCTCACCCGAGTACCGCGAGTACGAGCGGACGTCGACGACGGTGGTGAACGCGTACGTTTCACCGGTGATGGGGCAGTACCTGAAGACGCTAGCCGAGACGCTGCCGGGTCGTGCCTCGTTGTGGATCATGCAATCGAACGGCGGGACGATCGGCGCCGAGGTCGCTGCACGACAAGCCGTGCGGACGTTGCTCTCCGGTCCGGCCGCGGGCGTCATCGGTGCGCGAGCGATCGCACGTGCAGCCGGGTTCCGGAGGGTCATCAGCTTCGATATGGGTGGAACGTCGACCGACGTCTGTCTGATCGACGGGGAACCCCGTGAGCGGACCGAGGGGCGGATCGGCGAGCTCCCTGTTCGGATACCGATGCTGGATATCCACACCGTCGGGGCAGGTGGCGGATCGATCGCCTGGTTCGACGAGGGTGGGGCCTTGCGGGTCGGCCCACGCTCGGCGGGGGCGGATCCGGGGCCGGCGGCCTACGGTCGTGGTGGTGACGAGCCGACGGTGACCGACGCGGCGGTGGTGCTGGGCTGGCTATTACCGGACGCGTTTCTCGGGGGGACGATGCGACTGGACGCGGAGCGAGCCCGCGAGGTGATCTGGCGGGTGGCGCGGCGGCTAGGACGGAGCTTGGAGGAAGCGGCACTCGGTATCGTCGAGGTTGCCGAAGCCAACATGGAGCGAGCGATCCGGGTGGTTTCGGTCGAACGAGGTGAAGATCCGCGGGAATACGGGCTGGTTGCCTTCGGTGGGGCGGGGCCGATGGTGGCCTGCGCGCTTGCCTCCAAGCTACATATCCCTATAGTACTCATTCCACACCACCCTGGCACCCTATCGGCTCTCGGCCTCCTCACCGCCCCAAGCACCCGCGACTACGTCCGCACGGTCATGCTCCCCGCGAACAGGACTCACCCCACCCTCGAGACGGTCGTTGCCGACCTCACTGCTGCAGCCATACACGATCTCGCCGAAGAGGGCCTCGTACTGACCGAGGCAACCTTCCAGTTCGCGCTCGACCTCCGGTACAGCGGGCAATCGTACGAGCTCACTGTCCCGTTCACCGACTCTCTGAGTGACGCAGTGCAGCGCTTTCACCAGGCACACGAGCAACTATATGGGTATGCCGATCCAGCGATTCCTGTCACGATCGTCAATATCCGCCTCCGGGTGACCCTCCCACCCGCGATCGAGATGGAGGCTAGCCAGCGCGACGCCTTGACGCTCTGGGAACCCGAGCCGCTGGAGATGCGCCATGCCGCCTTTAGCGACGGTACCCGCTGGTCACTGCTCGCTACGCCCCGTTTCGAACGCGCCCAGCTCATGCCTGGAGCGATCCTCAGCGGCCCCGCCCTCGTGACACAATACGATACGACGACCGTCATTCCGCCGGACTGGCGTGGCATCGTCGATGCGACCGGAACGATCGTGCTGCAACGACACGGCGAGCCGAACGACATCGTGAAGTTGGCCTACGGGAGAGGACGGTAG
- a CDS encoding carbon-nitrogen hydrolase family protein yields MSDLLRIGLVQMNSRSDKTANLVVAEQLVTEAAQQGAQLVALPEYVNFLGPRELHEANAEPIPGPTSERFAELARRLGIYLLGGSILERSERPDKFYNTSVLFAPDGEILATYRKIHLFDVDLSGNVTSNESVTILPGDRIVTAQVAGHTVGLTICYDLRFPELYRLLALAGAELIFVPAAFTLYTGKDHWHVLLRARAIENQCYIAAPAQIGPHDPGQHCYGHSLVADPWGTVIAEATNRVGVVVTTLDFAYLREVRQQLPSLANRRPEVYAQAVPVG; encoded by the coding sequence ATGAGCGACCTTCTCCGGATCGGTCTGGTCCAGATGAACTCGCGCTCGGATAAGACCGCGAACCTCGTGGTCGCCGAACAGCTGGTGACCGAGGCGGCTCAGCAGGGGGCTCAGCTCGTCGCCTTGCCGGAGTACGTCAACTTCCTCGGGCCGCGTGAGCTGCACGAGGCGAATGCCGAGCCGATTCCTGGCCCCACCAGTGAGCGCTTCGCAGAGCTGGCCAGGCGACTCGGCATCTACCTGCTCGGCGGTTCCATCCTCGAGCGATCGGAGCGACCGGACAAGTTCTACAACACGAGCGTCCTCTTCGCTCCGGATGGCGAAATCCTCGCAACCTACCGGAAGATCCACCTTTTCGACGTCGATCTCTCCGGTAACGTGACCAGCAACGAGTCGGTGACCATCCTCCCCGGCGACCGCATCGTGACCGCCCAGGTCGCCGGGCACACGGTGGGTCTTACCATCTGCTACGACCTCCGTTTTCCCGAACTGTACCGGCTCCTGGCCCTGGCCGGTGCCGAACTCATCTTCGTCCCGGCCGCATTCACGCTCTACACCGGCAAGGACCACTGGCACGTGCTGCTGCGGGCACGGGCTATCGAGAACCAGTGCTACATCGCTGCGCCTGCCCAGATCGGCCCGCACGATCCCGGTCAGCACTGCTACGGCCACTCGCTCGTCGCCGATCCCTGGGGAACCGTCATCGCGGAGGCGACCAACCGCGTGGGCGTCGTGGTCACGACTCTCGACTTCGCCTACCTCCGCGAGGTGCGACAGCAGCTTCCTTCGCTGGCGAATCGTCGGCCGGAGGTGTATGCCCAGGCTGTGCCTGTGGGGTGA
- a CDS encoding YIP1 family protein produces MAQASVVERAIGAARLDPRAYEDVERDEAATGTALAIVVLSAIASGIGNLGNDGVIGLVGGVVFGVIGFVLYAGIAYLVGAKLFATAETSATWGQLIRTLGFAQAPGILYVLGILPAVGGLIRFIVGVWILVATIVAIRQACDFSTGRAVLTAVVAWIIYLIFVVLPAALLALLVG; encoded by the coding sequence ATGGCACAGGCATCGGTCGTCGAGCGAGCCATCGGCGCAGCACGACTCGATCCGCGTGCCTATGAGGACGTGGAACGGGACGAGGCGGCGACCGGTACCGCACTTGCGATCGTCGTGTTGAGTGCGATTGCGAGCGGTATCGGGAATCTCGGGAACGATGGCGTTATCGGTCTCGTCGGCGGGGTCGTTTTCGGAGTGATCGGCTTCGTGCTGTATGCCGGCATTGCTTACCTGGTCGGAGCGAAGCTCTTCGCGACAGCCGAGACAAGTGCGACCTGGGGTCAGCTGATCCGAACCCTTGGGTTCGCGCAGGCGCCGGGAATCCTGTACGTCCTCGGGATCCTGCCAGCGGTCGGCGGACTCATCCGGTTCATCGTCGGGGTGTGGATTCTCGTCGCGACGATCGTTGCCATCCGGCAAGCCTGCGACTTTTCGACCGGTCGGGCGGTGCTGACGGCCGTGGTGGCGTGGATCATCTACCTTATCTTCGTTGTGCTGCCGGCCGCTCTCCTGGCGCTGCTGGTGGGCTGA
- a CDS encoding biotin--protein ligase, translating to MHGEYKTPGGKLVQVDFELVDNRLANVRVTGDFFLEPPEALDAITRALEGAPAHAPEGELAARIAQALAALAPVELLGFSPEAVARAVRRALGS from the coding sequence CTGCACGGCGAATACAAGACACCCGGCGGTAAGCTGGTTCAAGTCGATTTCGAATTGGTCGACAACCGACTCGCGAATGTTCGGGTGACCGGCGACTTCTTCCTCGAACCACCGGAGGCACTCGACGCCATCACGCGTGCGCTTGAAGGCGCACCCGCACACGCTCCGGAGGGAGAACTCGCGGCACGCATCGCTCAGGCCCTGGCAGCGCTCGCTCCCGTCGAACTCCTCGGCTTCTCACCGGAAGCGGTCGCACGCGCGGTTCGGAGGGCTCTCGGATCATGA
- a CDS encoding lipoate--protein ligase family protein: MNVARWRKYRWQLVAGEAFDPAMQMALDEVLTRRVGAGARPPTLRFWEWTAPAVVIGRFQSLRNEVDLEEAERHGITVIRRITGGGAMLTEPGKVITYSIYAPPELVADLSFQESYAFLDAWVIEALRALGVDAWYQPINDITSARGKIGGAAQARRFGAVLHHTTMAYDIDPAKVPRVIRIGREKLSDKGIQSAERRVAPLRLQTDLPRETIQEHLIRTFAERHGLEEGVLSTDEIEEARELVRTKYGTWEWTAILP, encoded by the coding sequence ATGAATGTCGCACGGTGGCGCAAGTATCGCTGGCAACTCGTGGCTGGCGAAGCGTTCGATCCGGCGATGCAGATGGCCCTCGACGAGGTCTTGACTCGTCGGGTCGGTGCCGGTGCGCGTCCACCGACCCTTCGCTTCTGGGAATGGACTGCACCGGCTGTCGTCATCGGACGCTTCCAGTCGCTCCGGAACGAAGTCGACCTGGAAGAAGCCGAACGGCACGGCATCACGGTCATTCGGCGCATCACCGGCGGTGGCGCGATGCTGACCGAACCAGGCAAAGTGATCACCTACTCGATCTACGCCCCGCCCGAACTCGTCGCTGACCTGTCTTTCCAGGAATCCTACGCTTTCCTGGATGCCTGGGTGATCGAGGCGCTCCGTGCCCTCGGTGTCGACGCCTGGTACCAGCCGATCAACGATATCACCTCGGCCCGGGGAAAGATCGGCGGGGCTGCTCAAGCTCGGCGCTTCGGGGCAGTCCTCCACCACACGACCATGGCCTACGATATCGACCCCGCGAAGGTGCCACGTGTCATCCGGATCGGTCGCGAGAAGCTGAGCGACAAGGGTATCCAGAGCGCCGAACGGCGGGTGGCCCCGCTCCGGTTGCAGACCGACCTCCCCCGCGAGACGATCCAGGAGCACCTCATCCGGACGTTCGCTGAACGGCACGGTCTCGAAGAGGGTGTACTTTCCACCGACGAGATCGAGGAAGCTCGCGAACTCGTCCGGACGAAATACGGCACGTGGGAGTGGACAGCGATCCTGCCCTGA
- a CDS encoding vWA domain-containing protein, which produces MSATPNRFRYTRWDGTQQIDAFTAEELLEAMADDLLAEGDVNRALQRLFRWGIDRPDARMPGFRELLERLRERRQQILQRYDPGSVLQDLNERLEDVIQTERAGIERRVQEGREHLARAQGRVQRGEQPGTSSETAGSGSGEPDEAIPDPALQQLLERMAQQKLSFLDQLPPDPAGRIRALSDYEFMDPEARRKFQELLASLQRQVLEQTFQGLQQAIQNLTPEAIAELRTMLRDLNELLQEYARGGQPDIERFKHRWGHYFGRDFNSVEELLDHLAQQMAAVQSLLDSLPPEMRQQLEEALDAALRDPALQQELRQLGQMLGQLMPRNPYRQAQPFSGSEELTLGQALRLMEQLREMQQLEEQLEGVRDWRDLGRVDLERLRELYGDEIAAQLEALRQITRLLEEAGYIQRTRRGYELTPRAIRRIGQKALREIFQHLKRDRFGQHQIERSGRGGEPSEETKPYEFGDPFLLHLPRTVMNAVQREGPGTPVQLQPADFEVRRTETQTRAATVLMVDMSRSMLYNGCFLAAKKVALALDSLIRTQFPRDTLYIIGFSYLASVLSAEDLPHITWDEYNYGTNMQHGFMLARQLLSRHRGGTRQIILITDGEPTAYFDGEQVRFSYPPTYQTFQETLKEVARCTRDEIVINTFMLERSPYLASFVNEMTRINKGRAFFSTPDHLGEYIVMDYVANKRFRLR; this is translated from the coding sequence ATGAGTGCCACACCGAACCGTTTCCGCTATACGCGCTGGGATGGGACCCAGCAGATCGACGCGTTCACGGCCGAGGAACTACTCGAGGCGATGGCCGACGACCTCCTGGCCGAAGGAGACGTGAACCGGGCACTCCAACGATTGTTTCGTTGGGGCATCGATCGGCCCGATGCACGCATGCCGGGTTTCCGCGAGTTGCTCGAGCGGTTGCGCGAGCGGCGCCAGCAGATCCTGCAGCGGTACGATCCGGGATCGGTGTTGCAGGACCTGAACGAGCGGTTGGAGGACGTCATCCAGACCGAGCGCGCTGGGATCGAACGACGGGTACAGGAAGGGCGCGAGCACCTGGCCCGCGCGCAGGGACGCGTGCAGCGCGGAGAGCAGCCGGGGACGTCCAGCGAGACTGCTGGTTCGGGGTCGGGTGAACCTGACGAAGCGATACCCGATCCAGCACTTCAGCAGCTCCTGGAACGGATGGCGCAACAGAAGTTGTCGTTCCTGGATCAGTTGCCACCGGATCCGGCGGGCCGTATCCGCGCTCTGAGCGACTACGAGTTCATGGATCCGGAGGCGCGCCGAAAGTTCCAAGAGCTGCTGGCTTCGCTGCAACGGCAGGTGCTGGAGCAGACGTTCCAAGGTCTGCAGCAAGCGATCCAGAACCTCACGCCCGAGGCGATCGCCGAACTCCGCACGATGCTCCGAGACCTCAACGAACTCTTGCAGGAGTACGCGCGTGGTGGACAGCCAGACATCGAGCGCTTCAAGCACCGCTGGGGACACTACTTCGGGCGGGACTTCAACAGCGTCGAAGAACTCCTCGACCACCTGGCGCAGCAGATGGCAGCGGTACAGAGCCTGCTCGATTCGCTGCCACCGGAGATGCGTCAGCAGCTCGAAGAGGCGCTCGATGCCGCGCTGCGCGATCCCGCCTTGCAGCAGGAACTGCGCCAGCTCGGGCAGATGCTGGGGCAGCTCATGCCGCGGAACCCCTATCGCCAGGCGCAGCCGTTCAGCGGGAGCGAGGAGCTGACGCTGGGTCAGGCGCTCCGGTTGATGGAGCAGCTCCGCGAGATGCAGCAACTCGAGGAGCAGCTCGAGGGCGTTCGGGACTGGCGTGACCTGGGTCGCGTCGACCTCGAACGGCTCCGCGAGCTGTACGGGGATGAGATCGCGGCACAACTCGAGGCGCTGCGGCAGATCACTCGGCTGCTCGAGGAGGCTGGCTACATCCAGCGCACGCGGCGTGGCTACGAGCTGACACCCCGGGCGATCCGGCGGATCGGCCAGAAAGCATTGCGCGAGATCTTCCAGCATCTCAAGCGTGACCGCTTCGGGCAGCATCAGATCGAGCGGAGCGGCCGGGGTGGTGAGCCGAGCGAGGAAACGAAACCGTACGAGTTCGGTGACCCCTTCCTGCTGCACCTGCCGCGCACGGTGATGAATGCCGTGCAGCGGGAAGGGCCCGGTACGCCGGTGCAGCTTCAACCAGCCGACTTCGAGGTTCGCCGCACCGAGACGCAGACCCGAGCAGCGACCGTCCTTATGGTCGACATGAGCCGGTCGATGCTCTACAATGGCTGTTTCCTCGCTGCGAAGAAGGTCGCGCTGGCACTCGACAGCTTGATCCGCACGCAATTCCCGCGGGACACGCTGTACATCATCGGGTTCTCGTATCTGGCCTCGGTGCTCTCAGCGGAGGACCTGCCGCACATCACCTGGGACGAGTACAACTACGGCACCAACATGCAGCACGGGTTCATGCTGGCACGGCAGCTGCTGTCGCGTCACCGCGGTGGCACGAGGCAGATCATCCTCATCACCGATGGGGAACCGACCGCCTACTTCGACGGTGAGCAGGTGCGCTTCTCTTATCCGCCGACCTATCAGACGTTCCAGGAGACCTTGAAGGAAGTCGCGCGGTGCACACGCGACGAGATCGTCATCAACACCTTCATGCTCGAGCGGAGCCCGTACCTGGCGAGCTTCGTCAACGAGATGACGCGGATCAACAAAGGGCGCGCCTTCTTCTCGACTCCCGACCACCTCGGGGAGTACATCGTGATGGACTACGTGGCGAACAAGCGCTTCCGGTTGCGCTGA
- a CDS encoding sigma 54-interacting transcriptional regulator: protein MERPRTLGELRESGYRVLPVREELRKNLIAKIQAGEPIFPGIIGYEETVIPQVENAILAGQDIIFLGERGQAKTRMARLLVNLLDEEIPIVAGSEVNDNPFAPISKYARDLIAEMGDDTPIAWIRREERYAEKLATPDTTIADLIGEIDPIKVAEGRYLSDELTIHYGLIPRTNRGIFVINELPDLAERIQVGLLNIMEERDVQIRGYRVRLPLDVFVVASANPEDYTNRGRIITPLKDRFGAQIRTHYPRTIEHEIEIMEQERTPVEVPGITVTVPQYMREIVAEITHLARRSPDISQRSGVSARMSVANYETLISNAVKRAIRLGEKHAVPRISDLPALVASTLGKLEFETLGEVQEERIIEKLINGAVVATFNRYFSVRDFDDLILAFENGLTVEASDMQPAMRYVHQVSHIESLRRATQRLNATGDPALIASAVEFVLEGLHLNRRLNKERATGRGPARYRS, encoded by the coding sequence ATGGAAAGACCACGGACACTAGGCGAGCTGCGCGAGAGCGGTTATCGTGTCTTGCCGGTACGGGAAGAGTTGCGGAAGAACCTGATCGCAAAGATCCAGGCTGGCGAGCCGATCTTCCCCGGGATTATCGGCTACGAGGAGACGGTGATTCCCCAGGTCGAGAACGCGATCCTCGCCGGACAGGACATCATCTTCCTCGGCGAACGCGGTCAGGCGAAGACGCGGATGGCCCGGCTCCTCGTGAACTTGCTCGACGAGGAGATCCCGATCGTCGCCGGCAGCGAGGTCAACGACAACCCCTTCGCTCCCATTTCCAAGTACGCGCGTGACCTCATTGCCGAAATGGGTGACGACACCCCGATCGCATGGATCCGCCGAGAAGAACGGTATGCCGAGAAGCTGGCGACCCCGGATACGACGATCGCGGACCTCATCGGCGAGATCGATCCGATCAAGGTGGCCGAGGGACGGTACCTCTCGGACGAGTTGACGATCCACTACGGCCTGATCCCGCGGACGAACCGAGGGATCTTCGTGATCAACGAGTTGCCCGACCTGGCTGAACGGATCCAGGTGGGACTCCTGAACATCATGGAAGAGCGTGACGTACAGATCCGCGGTTACCGGGTGCGGCTACCGCTCGACGTGTTCGTGGTGGCGAGCGCGAATCCGGAGGACTATACGAATCGTGGCCGGATCATCACGCCGCTCAAGGACCGGTTCGGAGCGCAGATCCGGACGCATTATCCGCGCACGATCGAGCACGAGATCGAGATCATGGAACAGGAGCGGACACCGGTCGAGGTGCCGGGGATCACGGTGACGGTTCCGCAGTACATGCGAGAGATCGTCGCCGAGATCACACACCTGGCGCGGCGGAGTCCGGATATCAGCCAGCGCTCCGGAGTGAGTGCCCGCATGTCGGTTGCCAACTACGAGACGCTGATCAGTAACGCGGTCAAGCGAGCAATCCGGCTGGGCGAGAAGCATGCCGTGCCGCGGATCAGTGACCTGCCGGCGCTAGTGGCGTCGACGCTCGGCAAGCTGGAGTTCGAGACGCTGGGCGAGGTGCAGGAAGAGCGGATCATCGAGAAGTTGATCAACGGGGCGGTCGTCGCGACGTTCAACCGGTATTTCTCGGTGCGTGACTTCGACGATCTCATTCTGGCCTTCGAAAACGGTCTTACCGTCGAAGCGTCGGACATGCAGCCAGCCATGCGGTACGTGCACCAGGTCTCACATATCGAGAGCTTGCGACGAGCCACGCAACGGCTCAATGCCACCGGTGATCCGGCACTGATCGCCTCGGCCGTGGAGTTCGTGCTCGAGGGGCTGCATCTGAACCGGCGCTTGAACAAGGAGCGTGCGACCGGACGAGGGCCGGCACGGTACCGGAGCTGA
- a CDS encoding type II secretion system protein E yields MERLWAPLEDDETGIPPADWWGRYGVPPVDGLSLVDLVRVGSLDAATAAFLWLALEHRASVIVAAREHGAGKTTLLTALVDLLPEGTTRYYLRGWYERFVFVETLERDRSYLLVNEISDHLPIYLWGKGVRRLFGLLTEGWRLGATVHAAGAEEVFALLRSFPLEVPSESLRPIDLVVTLGMGVTSEGLLRRVVRVESVRWQGRELMPRVLAVRETIRSPLAVYPAAFLATAEERFGLPVEEASRELAWRQRRIARWVAEGVAGQRAFRALLTRFRRVSTEEVDEPLSGSRIEETPDRDDAHDERQEIEGSVWKDHGH; encoded by the coding sequence GTGGAACGACTTTGGGCACCGCTCGAGGACGACGAAACCGGTATCCCGCCAGCTGACTGGTGGGGGCGGTACGGAGTGCCGCCGGTGGACGGTCTCTCCCTCGTCGACCTCGTGCGCGTCGGGAGTCTGGACGCGGCGACGGCAGCCTTCCTCTGGCTGGCGCTGGAGCACCGGGCGTCGGTGATCGTCGCGGCTCGCGAGCACGGCGCCGGGAAGACGACGCTCCTGACTGCCCTCGTCGACCTCCTGCCGGAGGGAACGACGCGGTACTATCTCCGGGGCTGGTACGAGCGCTTCGTGTTCGTCGAGACGCTCGAGCGCGACCGGTCGTATCTTCTCGTGAACGAGATCAGCGATCACCTGCCGATCTACCTGTGGGGGAAAGGGGTACGGCGACTGTTCGGGCTCCTGACGGAAGGGTGGCGGCTCGGTGCGACCGTGCACGCAGCGGGAGCCGAAGAAGTGTTCGCGTTGCTCCGCAGCTTTCCTCTGGAGGTACCGTCGGAATCGCTGCGGCCGATCGACCTCGTCGTCACGCTCGGCATGGGGGTAACCAGTGAGGGGCTGTTGCGACGGGTCGTGCGGGTCGAGTCGGTACGCTGGCAAGGTCGGGAGCTGATGCCGCGAGTTCTGGCCGTACGGGAGACCATCCGCTCACCGCTCGCTGTCTACCCGGCGGCGTTCCTCGCCACGGCCGAGGAACGGTTCGGCCTTCCAGTCGAGGAGGCCAGCCGGGAGCTGGCCTGGCGACAGCGCCGCATCGCGCGCTGGGTCGCCGAAGGGGTCGCTGGCCAGCGGGCGTTCCGCGCACTCCTGACGCGGTTCCGACGCGTCTCGACAGAAGAAGTTGACGAGCCTCTCTCCGGGAGTAGGATTGAGGAGACGCCCGACCGGGACGATGCACACGACGAGCGTCAGGAGATCGAGGGATCGGTATGGAAAGACCACGGACACTAG
- a CDS encoding citrate/2-methylcitrate synthase encodes MVARGLEGVIAGTTRLSSIIDGTLAYVGIEIDELAAQASYEEVVYLLYHGELPTRTQLEDLQRTLAAERRLPEGILQLLSEAPRAVPMDLLRTAVSALAWYEEDPNTVAREAAVAKGLRLVAQVPTIVATIGRLRRGLAPVAPPADEPSTARAFLRTLHDREPSDLEVEAMNKILVLHADHEFNASTFAARVVAATLADMHAAVTAAIAALKGPLHGGANAAVMQMLEEIGTLDRVEPYIAEKLARKERVMGFGHRVYKGEDPRAKWLRDLSRRLGEARGDLRWYELSVAIAEVMARDKGLFPNVDFYAASVYHYLGIDKELMTPVFAASRISGWTAHILEQQADNRLIRPRAEYVGPINRHYVPIELRG; translated from the coding sequence ATGGTCGCACGGGGACTCGAGGGTGTCATCGCCGGGACGACACGGCTCAGTTCGATCATCGACGGGACACTGGCCTATGTCGGGATCGAGATCGACGAGCTGGCCGCCCAGGCGTCCTACGAGGAAGTCGTCTACCTGCTCTACCATGGGGAACTGCCGACCCGAACACAGCTCGAAGACTTGCAGCGCACGCTCGCTGCGGAGCGGCGGTTGCCCGAGGGGATTCTCCAGCTACTGAGCGAGGCGCCGCGGGCAGTGCCGATGGACCTGTTGCGCACGGCCGTCTCGGCGCTGGCCTGGTACGAGGAGGACCCGAACACGGTCGCGCGCGAGGCGGCGGTCGCCAAGGGGCTCCGGTTGGTCGCACAGGTGCCGACGATCGTGGCGACGATCGGTCGGCTGCGCCGGGGCTTGGCTCCGGTGGCACCGCCAGCTGACGAGCCGAGCACGGCACGCGCCTTCTTGCGCACACTGCACGACCGCGAGCCGAGCGATCTCGAGGTCGAAGCGATGAACAAGATCCTCGTACTGCATGCCGACCACGAGTTCAACGCTTCGACCTTCGCGGCGCGGGTGGTGGCAGCGACGCTGGCCGACATGCATGCGGCAGTCACCGCGGCGATCGCTGCGCTCAAAGGGCCACTGCACGGCGGGGCGAATGCCGCAGTGATGCAGATGCTCGAAGAGATCGGAACGCTCGATCGCGTCGAACCGTACATCGCCGAAAAACTCGCCCGCAAAGAGCGGGTGATGGGCTTCGGCCACCGGGTCTACAAGGGCGAGGACCCGCGCGCCAAGTGGCTGCGGGATCTCTCGCGGCGGCTGGGCGAGGCGCGTGGCGACCTGCGCTGGTACGAGCTTTCGGTCGCGATCGCCGAGGTGATGGCGCGCGACAAGGGACTCTTCCCGAACGTCGATTTCTATGCCGCGTCGGTCTATCACTACCTGGGCATCGATAAGGAGCTGATGACGCCGGTCTTCGCAGCCAGCCGTATTTCCGGCTGGACCGCGCACATCCTCGAGCAGCAGGCCGACAACCGCTTGATCCGGCCGCGGGCCGAGTACGTCGGGCCGATCAACCGCCATTACGTGCCGATCGAGCTGCGGGGCTGA